A single genomic interval of Camelina sativa cultivar DH55 chromosome 11, Cs, whole genome shotgun sequence harbors:
- the LOC104723078 gene encoding heat stress transcription factor A-1-like isoform X3: MAQNFPNGLTLFHRRIYKLVEDPATDPLISWGKDNNSFVIWNLEEFIRRDIVDKFDCGKFSEFRSELRHYGFRRIKKGSGELEFGHEDFVRGKPERLKAMMLKAFRKNRARFLAEEAQEEMQRLHI; encoded by the exons ATGGCTCAAAATTTCCCAAACGGATTGACTTTGTTCCATAGGAGAATCTATAAGCTTGTGGAGGATCCTGCAACGGATCCACTAATCTCATGGGGCAAAGACAACAACAGTTTCGTCATTTGGAATCTGGAAGAGTTTATTCGCAGAGACATCGTTGACAAGTTCGATTGCGGCAAATTCTCAGAGTTTCGCTCTGAGCTTAGGCATTAT GGCTTTAGAAGAATCAAGAAGGGATCTGGGGAATTGGAATTCGGACATGAAGATTTTGTGAGAGGCAAACCTGAGCGGTTGAAGGCGATGATGCTCAAAGCTTTTAGGAAGAACAGGGCGAGATTTTTGGCTGAAGAAGCACAAGAGGAAATGCAACGTTTACATATTTGA